A window of Campylobacter lari subsp. lari contains these coding sequences:
- a CDS encoding YihY/virulence factor BrkB family protein, with protein sequence MSFKNLFKILLALRDKEILNYAAALSFYTILSLIPLLFLCFWVFTQIPSFEMYQERIKNLIFTFLIPTQQELIIQYINTFLKNSVNLGLIGLLAMALTSLAFFSGYDYVINKLLEEDSKNLWHSISSYWTLATLTPLGLGVSFYISGFIQKTLDDFNIALNFFEILPYVIIWALFFVSYSSSVSKKGDLKALLISSFGASVIWYISKMIFVYYAVYNKTYLNVYGSFSVILFFFLWIYISWIIYLLGLKAYLLLNQENKGNKPKRNYKKS encoded by the coding sequence ATGAGTTTTAAAAACTTATTTAAAATTCTTTTAGCTTTAAGAGATAAAGAAATTTTAAATTATGCTGCGGCTTTGAGTTTTTATACTATCTTATCTTTAATACCACTTTTGTTTTTGTGTTTTTGGGTTTTTACTCAAATTCCAAGTTTTGAAATGTATCAAGAAAGAATTAAAAATTTAATTTTTACTTTTTTAATCCCAACTCAACAAGAATTAATCATACAATACATCAATACCTTTTTAAAAAACAGCGTAAATTTAGGACTTATAGGACTTTTAGCTATGGCCTTGACTTCTTTGGCTTTTTTTTCAGGTTATGATTATGTGATTAATAAGCTTTTAGAAGAAGATTCTAAAAATCTTTGGCATAGTATAAGTTCTTATTGGACGCTAGCAACTTTAACTCCACTTGGACTTGGTGTGAGTTTTTATATTTCAGGTTTTATACAAAAAACCTTAGATGATTTTAATATTGCTTTAAATTTTTTTGAAATTTTACCTTATGTGATTATATGGGCATTGTTTTTTGTATCTTATTCAAGTTCAGTAAGCAAAAAAGGTGATTTAAAAGCCTTACTTATTAGTTCTTTTGGTGCTTCTGTAATTTGGTATATTTCTAAGATGATTTTTGTGTATTATGCTGTATATAATAAAACTTATTTAAATGTATATGGTTCTTTTTCTGTAATATTATTTTTCTTTTTGTGGATTTATATTTCTTGGATTATTTATCTTTTGGGATTAAAGGCTTATTTGCTTTTAAATCAAGAAAATAAAGGGAATAAGCCCAAGAGAAACTACAAAAAGAGCTAA
- a CDS encoding FAD-linked oxidase C-terminal domain-containing protein — MQEIHQKFFQDLLGVENAHFDPIHKRAYSYDATKKHYLPDGVLFPRDENDISQILKYCNENKIIVIPRGSGSGFTGGSLAINGGVVLSFEKHMNKILEIDLENLVAVVQPGVINVALQEKVKEYGLFYPPDPASMEYSSLGGNVSENAGGMRAAKYGITKDYVMALRAVLPNGEIIRAGKKTIKDVAGYNLAGILIASEGSLAVLSEITLKLVALPKFKKTAMGIFNSIDEAMNAVYKTLAKGVTPVSMEFLDQLSIQALEQKFQKGLPIDAGAILIADVDGNVEEAIEADLKILQESFYESGVREFKIAKDEQEAADIWFARRNCSQSIAMYGNLKLNEDITVPRSKLPELLKGIAEISKKYGFKIPCFGHTGDGNVHTNVMVSDKNNPELVKKGYEAVEEVFKLTVSLGGTLSGEHGIGISKAPFMKLAFSEAEMDLMRNIKKAFDPNNILNPFKMGL, encoded by the coding sequence ATGCAAGAAATTCATCAAAAATTTTTTCAAGATCTTTTAGGGGTTGAAAATGCGCATTTTGATCCCATTCACAAAAGAGCATATAGTTATGATGCTACTAAAAAGCATTATTTGCCTGATGGAGTGCTTTTTCCAAGAGATGAAAATGATATTAGTCAAATTCTAAAATACTGCAATGAAAATAAAATCATCGTCATTCCTAGGGGCTCAGGTAGTGGATTTACTGGTGGAAGCTTAGCTATTAATGGCGGAGTGGTGCTAAGCTTTGAAAAACATATGAATAAAATTTTAGAAATTGATCTTGAAAATTTAGTCGCAGTAGTGCAGCCTGGTGTGATAAATGTGGCTTTACAAGAAAAAGTAAAAGAATATGGCTTATTTTATCCGCCTGATCCTGCTAGTATGGAGTATTCTTCTTTGGGGGGAAATGTAAGTGAAAATGCAGGGGGCATGAGGGCTGCAAAATATGGCATTACTAAAGATTATGTAATGGCTCTAAGAGCTGTTTTGCCTAATGGAGAAATCATTAGAGCGGGTAAAAAAACCATAAAAGATGTAGCGGGTTATAACCTAGCTGGAATTTTAATAGCAAGCGAGGGATCTTTGGCTGTACTTAGTGAGATTACTTTAAAACTAGTTGCTTTACCAAAGTTTAAAAAGACAGCTATGGGGATTTTTAACAGCATTGATGAGGCGATGAATGCAGTTTATAAAACTTTAGCTAAAGGTGTAACCCCTGTATCTATGGAATTTTTAGATCAATTAAGCATACAAGCATTAGAGCAAAAATTCCAAAAAGGCTTACCTATAGACGCGGGTGCGATTTTAATCGCTGATGTAGATGGTAATGTAGAAGAAGCTATTGAAGCAGATTTAAAAATCTTGCAAGAGAGTTTTTATGAATCTGGTGTAAGAGAGTTTAAAATAGCAAAAGATGAACAAGAAGCAGCTGATATTTGGTTTGCTAGAAGAAATTGTTCTCAAAGTATAGCAATGTATGGAAATTTAAAACTTAATGAAGATATTACAGTACCGCGTTCAAAACTGCCTGAGCTTTTAAAAGGCATAGCTGAAATTTCTAAGAAATATGGTTTTAAAATCCCTTGTTTTGGTCATACTGGTGATGGGAATGTGCATACTAATGTAATGGTCAGTGATAAAAACAATCCTGAATTAGTTAAAAAGGGTTACGAGGCTGTGGAAGAGGTGTTTAAGCTTACAGTCTCTTTAGGTGGGACTTTAAGCGGAGAGCATGGCATAGGCATTTCAAAAGCTCCTTTTATGAAACTTGCTTTTAGCGAAGCTGAAATGGACTTAATGAGAAATATCAAAAAAGCATTTGATCCAAATAATATACTCAATCCTTTCAAAATGGGACTTTGA
- a CDS encoding plasminogen-binding N-terminal domain-containing protein produces the protein MILILCCFLAFLQAKNFDLIQTKLEKVDDIYGYIKDDPRILLHSSGIVVHEIDTQKSIIARASVIGREDGLVKLQFKVFDMLAQDAMPLPNVLPQVGDKIVLNYLYDRALIIAPDKNVYDFIAQKLNGLYFLHPDLFGAHMIQEYRQTPRRSDFRSFCSKNAVGLLVVALENKAEIVDCQDFGKIKEFNIPQAQSLQVPFYSRITGYKSDIFSLNDEAIGNYYVYYEKLISLTREK, from the coding sequence ATTATCTTAATACTTTGTTGTTTTTTAGCATTTTTGCAAGCTAAAAATTTTGATTTAATACAAACAAAACTTGAAAAAGTAGATGATATTTATGGTTATATAAAAGATGATCCTAGGATTTTATTGCACTCAAGTGGTATAGTTGTACATGAAATTGATACACAAAAATCTATCATTGCAAGAGCTAGTGTGATAGGGCGTGAAGATGGTTTAGTTAAATTACAATTTAAAGTTTTTGATATGCTAGCTCAAGATGCCATGCCTTTACCAAATGTATTACCACAAGTAGGGGATAAAATAGTTTTAAATTATTTATACGATAGAGCTTTGATTATAGCTCCTGATAAAAATGTGTATGATTTTATAGCACAAAAATTAAATGGACTTTATTTTTTACATCCTGATTTATTTGGCGCACATATGATACAAGAATACCGCCAAACCCCAAGAAGATCAGATTTTAGATCTTTTTGTTCAAAAAATGCCGTTGGGCTTTTAGTAGTAGCTTTAGAAAATAAAGCTGAGATAGTTGATTGTCAAGACTTTGGCAAGATAAAAGAATTTAACATACCGCAAGCTCAAAGTTTACAGGTTCCATTTTATTCAAGAATTACAGGTTATAAAAGTGATATTTTTAGCTTAAATGATGAGGCTATTGGAAATTATTATGTATATTATGAAAAATTAATTAGCTTAACTAGAGAAAAATAA
- a CDS encoding peptidoglycan DD-metalloendopeptidase family protein has product MKKIFISLLISIKLFAISSVEELSWENGKTLLDFLQDHSIPLNLYYNLDGEDKELSAEIASGIKYQMLKDEQGELEQVLIPISDDLQIHIYKNIENKFVLSFTPISYTKEKRTIRVAINNSAYQDVYDESGSVTLARAMVRAFKNSVNFKNVRKGDSVVLIYEQKRRLGRLFGDISIQAALANIRGKEYSVFLYKDSYYNAQGKELENFFLTKPVKYTRISDRFTRARYHPILKRYRAHLGIDYAAPTGTPVKSAGDGTISFVGTKGGYGKVVQVKHVSGYMTLYAHLSRFAKIKRGQKVKQGQVIAYVGSTGMSTGPHLHFGLYLNNKAINPETIVKIPKSSLSGKNKEEFLKMAKEYENRLQSIDENYKNPPKEQNIENSMEL; this is encoded by the coding sequence ATGAAAAAAATTTTCATATCTTTACTTATATCCATAAAACTTTTTGCTATTTCAAGCGTTGAAGAACTTTCTTGGGAAAATGGCAAAACTTTACTTGATTTTTTGCAAGATCATTCTATACCACTTAATTTATATTACAATCTTGATGGAGAAGATAAAGAACTAAGCGCAGAAATTGCAAGTGGCATTAAATACCAAATGCTAAAAGATGAGCAAGGAGAACTTGAGCAAGTTTTAATCCCAATTAGCGATGATTTACAAATTCATATTTACAAAAATATAGAAAATAAATTCGTATTGAGTTTTACCCCTATTTCTTATACTAAAGAAAAAAGAACTATCCGTGTAGCTATTAACAACTCAGCTTATCAAGATGTTTATGATGAAAGTGGCAGTGTAACCTTAGCAAGAGCCATGGTAAGAGCTTTTAAAAATAGTGTTAATTTTAAAAATGTCAGAAAAGGCGATAGTGTAGTATTAATTTATGAGCAAAAAAGAAGACTAGGAAGACTTTTTGGCGATATTAGTATCCAAGCAGCTTTAGCTAATATTAGAGGTAAAGAATATTCTGTATTTTTATATAAAGATTCTTATTATAATGCCCAAGGAAAAGAACTTGAAAATTTCTTTTTAACCAAACCTGTTAAATACACAAGAATTTCAGATCGCTTTACTAGAGCAAGATATCATCCTATATTAAAACGATATAGAGCGCATTTGGGTATTGACTATGCTGCTCCAACGGGCACTCCGGTTAAAAGTGCAGGAGATGGAACAATTAGCTTTGTTGGAACAAAAGGTGGTTATGGTAAGGTTGTGCAAGTAAAACATGTATCAGGCTATATGACTTTATATGCTCATCTTAGTCGTTTTGCTAAAATCAAACGCGGACAAAAAGTTAAACAAGGCCAAGTGATTGCTTATGTAGGCTCTACTGGTATGAGTACTGGACCGCATTTGCATTTTGGACTTTATCTAAATAACAAAGCAATTAATCCTGAAACCATAGTGAAAATTCCAAAATCAAGCCTAAGCGGTAAAAATAAAGAGGAATTTTTAAAAATGGCAAAAGAGTATGAAAATCGCTTGCAAAGCATTGATGAAAACTATAAAAATCCACCAAAAGAACAAAATATAGAAAATTCTATGGAGCTTTGA